The Henckelia pumila isolate YLH828 chromosome 2, ASM3356847v2, whole genome shotgun sequence genome includes a window with the following:
- the LOC140884856 gene encoding glucan endo-1,3-beta-glucosidase 3, with amino-acid sequence MGLLLLALLFLVSAASADEDAFIGVNIGTALSDMPNPTQVVALLKSQQIRHIRLYDADRAMLLALANTGIRVTISVPNDELLGIGQSNASAANWVSRNVLAHVPATNITGIAVGSEVLSTLPNAAPILVSAMKFIYSALVASNLDSQIKVSTPHSSSIILDSFPPSQAFFNRSWDPVMVPLLKFLQSTGSYLMLNVYPYYDYMQSNGVIPLDYALFRPLSPTKEAVDPNTLLHYTNVFDAIVDAAYFAMSYQNFTNIPIVVTETGWPSKGDSSEPDATLENANTYNSNLIRHILNSTGTPKHPGIAVSSYIYELYNEDLRAGPISEKNWGLFNGNGVPVYILHLTGSGTILANDTTNQTYCVAKESADPKMIQAALDWACGPGKVDCSILLQGQSCYEPDTVVGHASYAFNAYYHGMSMADGTCNFNGVAIISTTDPSHGSCIYSGSGGRNGTFVNGTTLAPASNSTASGCRSQRFHQENIHIHVTILAFVLWCAVYL; translated from the exons ATGCTTTCATTGGCGTGAATATCGGCACAGCACTCTCCGACATGCCAAATCCAACTCAAGTGGTGGCCCTTTTGAAATCTCAGCAAATCCGCCATATCAGGCTTTATGATGCTGACCGAGCCATGCTACTAGCACTTGCCAACACTGGAATTAGGGTCACCATATCCGTGCCAAATGACGAGCTCTTAGGTATTGGGCAATCTAACGCCAGCGCGGCAAATTGGGTTTCTCGCAATGTTCTTGCACATGTACCTGCCACCAATATCACTGGAATAGCGGTTGGATCTGAAGTCCTTTCCACTCTACCAAATGCAGCTCCAATCCTAGTCTCTGCCATGAAATTTATTTACTCAGCACTTGTAGCCTCGAATCTTGATTCCCAAATCAAAGTTTCTACTCCACATTCTTCTTCTATAATCCTTGACTCATTTCCACCCTCCCAAGCTTTCTTTAATCGTAGCTGGGACCCTGTCATGGTCCCATTGCTGAAGTTTCTACAGTCCACAGGATCGTATCTTATGCTTAATGTTTATCCATATTATGATTACATGCAGTCCAATGGTGTGATTCCATTGGATTATGCTTTGTTTCGTCCACTTTCTCCCACCAAGGAAGCTGTAGATCCCAACACACTTTTACATTACACCAATGTCTTTGACGCGATTGTAGATGCAGCATATTTTGCAATGTCTTATCAGAACTTTACGAACATCCCCATTGTAGTGACTGAAACTGGTTGGCCTTCCAAAGGCGACTCTTCCGAGCCAGACGCTACTCTCGAAAATGCCAACACTTACAACAGCAATCTCATCAGACACATTCTTAACTCGACGGGTACCCCAAAGCATCCTGGGATTGCAGTCAGCTCATACATTTATGAACTTTACAATGAAGATCTTCGAGCAGGGCCAATTTCAGAGAAAAACTGGGGACTCTTCAATGGAAATGGGGTTCCTGTTTATATTCTCCACTTGACCGGATCGGGAACGATTTTGGCAAATGATACTACGAATCAGACATATTGTGTTGCAAAGGAAAGTGCTGACCCGAAGATGATACAGGCAGCATTAGATTGGGCTTGTGGTCCTGGAAAAGTTGATTGCTCTATTCTTTTGCAAGGGCAATCGTGCTATGAACCAGATACAGTTGTCGGGCATGCATCTTATGCTTTCAATGCATATTATCATGGAATGTCTATGGCTGATGGAACATGTAACTTCAATGGAGTAGCCATCATCTCTACCACTGATCCAA GCCATGGCTCTTGCATTTATTCGGGAAG TGGCGGAAGAAATGGAACATTTGTAAATGGCACCACTCTTGCCCCTGCGTCCAATTCCACGGCATCTGGCTGTCGTTCACAACgtttccatcaagaaaacatTCACATTCATGTTACAATCCTTGCCTTTGTACTCTGGTGTGCCGTATATTTATAG
- the LOC140884858 gene encoding F-box protein SKIP28 translates to MDNTSSICRHTPMHNPCLNCSPRNRSLYPTPDKFPFQASKNQEIIQMEENKGENSCLEQIPSPHEAIFFVLTYLPLYELLVMSQVCRSLRDAIDKDILPWMQLLVDRPLNFRISDDILLKTASKATGRLQVLALMNCVKITDEGLLRVVAQNSCINKLHVPSCTNLSAEGIITAVKFLTQTNPNLNSLRIDGIYGIKKQELKTLQELINPNLKSEPNQSKIFYHKKLPTLLHQETNHSIDVEVCPICDEVRMVFDCPRVCGKKCRGCDICIPRCKECGVCFNGVDELEEAACVDSLCLDCWLKLPKCSFCNKPYCNEHAGLQLRLAGSEGFVCDSCHSNHIL, encoded by the exons atGGATAATACAAGTTCAATATGCCGCCATACTCCAATGCACAATCCGTGCTTGAATTGCTCTCCTCGAAACAGATCTTTATATCCAACCCCTGACAAATTCCCATTTCAAGCATCCAAAAACCAAGAAATAATACAAATGGAAGAAAACAAAGGGGAGAACAGTTGTTTAGAACAAATACCATCTCCCCATGAAGCAATCTTCTTTGTTTTAACTTATCTTCCTCTATATGAACTTCTGGTCATGTCCCAAGTCTGCAGATCACTTAGAGATGCCATAGACAAAGACATATTACCATGGATGCAACTCCTTGTGGACCGGCCTTTGAATTTTCGTATTTCAGATGACATCCTTCTGAAAACCGCGTCGAAAGCGACAGGCCGGTTGCAAGTTCTGGCTCTAATGAACTGCGTCAAGATTACAGATGAGGGGTTGTTGAGGGTTGTGGCACAAAATTCTTGTATCAACAAG CTCCATGTACCATCTTGCACAAACTTATCAGCAGAAGGAATCATCACAGCAGTAAAATTCCTCACGCAAACAAATCCCAATCTAAACAGCCTCAGAATCGATGGCATCTATGGCATCAAGAAACAAGAACTCAAAACTCTTCAAGAGCTAATCAACCCAAACCTCAAATCGGAACCAAACCAATCCAAGATCTTTTATCACAAGAAACTCCCAACCCTTTTGCACCAAGAGACTAATCACTCAATCGATGTGGAAGTCTGCCCAATTTGTGATGAAGTACGAATGGTTTTCGACTGCCCACGAGTCTGTGGGAAGAAATGTAGGGGTTGTGATATTTGCATTCCGAGATGTAAAGAATGTGGAGTTTGCTTCAACGGTGTTGATGAACTCGAAGAAGCAGCTTGCGTGGATTCCTTGTGCTTGGATTGCTGGCTCAAGCTTCCAAAATGCAGTTTTTGCAATAAGCCATATTGTAATGAACATGCTGGCTTACAGCTGAGGCTTGCCGGTTCTGAAGGATTTGTATGTGATTCTTGCCACTCAAATCACATCTTGTAA
- the LOC140884861 gene encoding dynein light chain 1, cytoplasmic → MEGAEEELERRSKFLNSLIQKKKGIDQKQQNACMNIRLRASDMPLSLQDHAFKVARSNLDSMPSGKPDNKRLALALKKDFDSTYGPAWHCIVGSSFGSYVTHSLGGFLYFSIDKVYVLLFKTAVEPLDR, encoded by the exons ATGGAAGGAGCAGAGGAGGAATTAGAAAGAAGAAGCAAATTCTTGAACAGTTTGATTCAGAAGAAAAAAGGCATCGATCAGAAACAGCAAAATGCTTGCATGAATATACGCCTGAGGGCTTCAGACATGCCCCTTTCTTTGCAAGATCACGCCTTTAAAGTAGCAAGAAGTAATCTTGATTCCATGCCTTCGGGAAAGCCTGATAACAAACGCCTCGCCCTTGCGCTCAAGAAG GATTTTGACTCAACATATGGTCCAGCTTGGCATTGCATTGTTGGATCGAGCTTCGGTTCATATGTCACACATTCCTTGGGAGGGTTTTTGTATTTCTCAATAGATAAAGTTTACGTTCTTCTCTTCAAGACTGCTGTGGAGCCTTTGGATCGATGA
- the LOC140884860 gene encoding protein PLANT CADMIUM RESISTANCE 2-like, with amino-acid sequence MNYYGTKSPPPSAPPSYNDLPPPVTGIPVQSPSSYPFLDNIQTHKGSSPSPLNVHSSGTIPGQWSTGVCDCCSDVPTCCMTCWCPCITFGQVADIIDKGSPSCGMSGGVYGVIGFATGCCCIYSCLYRSKLRKQYMLPESPCNDFLIHCCCESCALCQEYRELKHRGFDMSLGWHGNVEKQRSQGMAMTAPSVGGMGR; translated from the exons ATGAATTATTACGGTACGAAATCTCCACCACCGTCGGCACCACCAAGTTACAACGACTTACCCCCGCCGGTGACCGGAATACCAGTCCAATCTCCTAGTAGCTATCCATTTCTTGATAACATCCAAACACACAAGGGAAGTTCACCGTCGCCGCTAAACGTCCACAGCAGCGGTACTATTCCAGGGCAATGGTCCACCGGTGTATGTGACTGCTGCTCCGATGTTCCTACTT GTTGCATGACATGTTGGTGTCCATGCATAACATTTGGACAAGTTGCTGACATTATAGACAAAGGATCCCCTA GTTGTGGAATGAGTGGAGGGGTATATGGGGTGATAGGGTTTGCGACGGGATGTTGCTGCATATACTCGTGCTTGTATCGCTCCAAGTTGAGGAAGCAGTACATGCTGCCGGAGAGCCCGTGCAACGATTTTCTCATTCACTGCTGTTGCGAGTCGTGCGCGCTATGTCAAGAATATCGTGAGCTTAAGCATCGGGGATTCGACATGTCTCTAG GATGGCATGGAAATGTTGAGAAGCAGCGGAGTCAAGGAATGGCAATGACGGCCCCTTCTGTTGGAGGAATGGGTAGATAA
- the LOC140878276 gene encoding protein PLANT CADMIUM RESISTANCE 2-like: MDHTKSLTTTPPPPPPPPPTPPEMGVPIQSSNYQFGNIDINPQRPPSAALNVHGGIVQGPWSTGLCDCFSDINNCCITFWCPCITFGQVADILDRGSSSCGMNGALYAVIGLATGCSCIYSCFYRSKMRAQYMLPEAPCGDCLVHFCCELCALCQEYRELKNRGFDMHLGWQANVEKHNQGMPMAAPCVQGGMAR, encoded by the exons ATGGATCAtacaaaatctctaaccaccaCACCGCCTCCACCGCCTCCACCGCCTCCAACGCCACCGGAGATGGGAGTACCAATCCAATCTTCTAACTATCAATTTGGTAATATTGACATCAACCCACAGCGCCCCCCATCGGCTGCACTAAATGTTCATGGTGGCATTGTGCAGGGGCCATGGTCTACTGGTCTCTGCGATTGCTTCTCCGATATCAACAATT gttGCATTACTTTTTGGTGTCCATGCATAACATTTGGCCAAGTTGCTGACATTTTAGACCGAGGATCTTCTT CATGTGGAATGAATGGAGCACTATATGCTGTGATTGGGTTGGCCACGGGATGTTCGTGCATATACTCGTGCTTCTACCGATCAAAGATGCGAGCCCAGTACATGCTGCCGGAGGCTCCTTGCGGCGATTGCCTCGTCCATTTTTGCTGCGAGTTGTGCGCCTTGTGCCAAGAATATCGCGAGCTCAAAAACCGTGGATTCGACATGCATCTAG GGTGGCAAGCAAATGTTGAAAAACACAACCAAGGAATGCCAATGGCGGCTCCGTGTGTTCAAGGAGGAATGGCTCGATGA
- the LOC140884855 gene encoding G-type lectin S-receptor-like serine/threonine-protein kinase At1g34300: MKSLFMSSNFYSFFLLYLSFFYFSSSQVSPKRISSFSVSDSPWLPTQNQILISPNSTFAAGFIPLPGSQNLYTFSVWFYNVSQDSVVWSANLFSPVSASGSLVISSSRELRLVNSSADRGNAWPFRPVDRANGSGLSLLSNGNLVYGDFQSFDFPTDTILPGQNINGTLLTSKNGKFMFDSRKLFSVSTNDTYWVNLGNFTFQSFDENGIMIYGQNSIYYAMDFGVKKLRKLSLDDDGNLRLFSFDFGSRQWLLGWQAVFQLCTIHGTCGENSICMYDASNLSTSCVCPPGFKKAAQDSCVRKIPIKETGRTKFLRLDFVNFTGGLNQSNIMTTNYSTCEARCLAVPNCLGFMFKYDGTNYCVLQLDKMIDGYWSPGTETSMFLRVDESETDVSNFTGMTSLMEVICPQRISLPLPPTGSKTNTRNILIICTIFAAELISGVFFFWTFLQKYIKYRDMARTFGLEVMPSGGPKRFSYAELKDATNNFSTEIGKGGFGIVYMGKLSDGRVVAVKRLHNSSGGDADFWAEVTIISRMHHLNLVRLWGFCAEKGTKILVYEYVPNGSLSDFLFQEVEVVSSEMDQETMPIVGSKKKPILDWNIRYRIALGVARAIAYLHEECLEWVLHCDIKPENILLGDDFCPKVSDFGLAKLKQKEDTVSVSRLRGTRGYIAPEWTQPGPISPKADVYSFGLVLLEIVSGSRNFEQLDFNVESHQWFLPGWAYDKVFKEVNVDDILDHRIKHSYDSRAHFDIVNRMVKTAIWCLQDRPDMRPSMGKVAKMLEGTIEITEPKKPAIFYI, from the coding sequence ATGAAATCTTTGTTCATGTCTTCCAATTTCTACTCCTTTTTTCTGCTCTACCTCTCGTTTTTCTACTTCTCTTCATCCCAAGTTTCGCCAAAAAGAATCTCATCATTTTCAGTCTCCGACTCCCCATGGCTTCCGACCCAAAACCAAATCTTAATCTCCCCGAATTCCACCTTCGCCGCTGGTTTTATACCTCTTCCCGGCTCGCAAAACCTCTACACTTTCTCAGTATGGTTCTACAACGTCTCGCAAGACTCCGTCGTTTGGTCGGCTAATCTCTTTTCTCCCGTGTCCGCTTCCGGTTCTTTGGTCATCTCTTCCTCCCGTGAGCTGCGGCTGGTGAATTCGTCTGCTGATAGGGGAAACGCCTGGCCCTTTCGGCCTGTTGACCGTGCGAATGGGAGTGGGCTTTCGTTGCTTTCTAATGGGAATCTTGTTTATGGTGATTTTCAAAGTTTTGATTTCCCTACTGATACGATTCTTCCTGGGCAAAACATCAATGGAACTCTTCTTACATCGAAAAATGGTAAGTTCATGTTTGATTCGAGGAAGCTCTTTTCGGTGAGTACTAATGATACTTACTGGGTTAATCTTGGTAATTTTACTTTTCAAAGTTTTGATGAGAATGGAATTATGATATATGGTCAGAATTCTATTTATTATGCGATGGATTTTggggtgaaaaagttgagaaaattGAGTCTTGATGATGATGGGAATCTTAGGCTCTTTAGTTTTGATTTCGGGTCAAGACAATGGCTTTTGGGGTGGCAAGCTGTGTTTCAGTTGTGTACAATTCATGGCACTTGTGGTGAGAACTCTATATGTATGTATGATGCTTCAAATCTCTCAACTTCTTGTGTTTGCCCCCCTGGATTCAAGAAAGCAGCGCAAGACTCGTGCGTGCGAAAAATTCCGATCAAGGAAACAGGGAGGACCAAGTTTTTGAGATTGGATTTTGTAAATTTCACAGGTGGGTTGAATCAGAGTAACATCATGACCACAAATTATTCGACATGTGAAGCCAGGTGTCTAGCTGTTCCGAATTGTCTTGGATTCATGTTTAAGTATGATGGAACAAATTATTGTGTTTTACAACTAGATAAGATGATTGATGGATATTGGTCACCGGGTACGGAGACCTCCATGTTCTTGAGGGTCGATGAATCTGAAACCGATGTATCTAACTTCACCGGCATGACCAGTTTGATGGAGGTTATTTGTCCGCAGAGAATAAGCCTTCCTCTGCCCCCAACTGGGTCCAAGACTAACACTAGGAATATATTGATTATATGCACCATATTTGCAGCTGAGCTTATCAGTGGGGTGTTTTTCTTCTGGACATTTTTGCAAAAGTACATTAAGTACAGAGATATGGCTAGGACATTTGGCCTTGAAGTTATGCCTTCCGGTGGACCGAAGAGGTTTAGCTACGCTGAACTTAAAGATGCCACGAATAACTTTTCAACAGAGATTGGGAAAGGTGGCTTTGGTATCGTTTACATGGGAAAGTTAAGTGATGGCCGGGTCGTAGCTGTCAAGCGTTTGCATAATAGTAGTGGTGGTGATGCTGATTTTTGGGCTGAGGTTACGATTATTTCTCGAATGCACCACCTTAACTTGGTTAGATTGTGGGGTTTTTGTGCCGAAAAGGGTACCAAGATATTGGTATACGAGTACGTGCCAAATGGGTCGTTGAGTGACTTCTTGTTCCAAGAGGTTGAGGTTGTATCTTCAGAGATGGATCAAGAAACAATGCCTATCGTTGGCTCAAAAAAGAAACCGATCCTTGATTGGAATATTCGGTACAGGATCGCTCTAGGGGTGGCTAGAGCAATAGCATACTTGCATGAAGAATGCTTAGAGTGGGTTCTACACTGTGATATCAAGCCTGAAAACATACTTCTAGGGGATGATTTCTGCCCCAAGGTTTCGGATTTTGGGCTAGCCAAGTTGAAGCAGAAAGAGGACACTGTGAGTGTATCAAGACTGCGTGGAACCCGGGGGTACATAGCCCCAGAATGGACACAGCCAGGACCAATCTCTCCCAAAGCAGATGTTTATAGCTTCGGATTAGTCCTCCTGGAAATAGTGAGCGGTTCAAGAAACTTTGAGCAACTCGATTTCAACGTTGAGAGTCACCAATGGTTCTTGCCCGGATGGGCCTATGACAAGGTTTTCAAGGAGGTGAATGTGGATGACATTTTGGACCATCGGATCAAGCATAGCTACGACTCTCGAGCTCATTTTGATATCGTCAATCGCATGGTGAAGACAGCGATTTGGTGCCTTCAGGACAGGCCTGATATGAGACCATCGATGGGGAAGGTGGCTAAGATGCTCGAGGGGACTATCGAGATCACTGAACCAAAGAAGCCGgctatattttatatataa
- the LOC140878277 gene encoding putative clathrin assembly protein At2g01600 yields MHRRIRQVFTSLKEHSCVSYAKIATIGGFCDIDLTIVKATSPDDFPLHDRYVHQFLKVFSISPSTSNRAFALSFSRRFAKTRSWRVALKCLVLLHRLLRSLPDDSRLRTELLWARTQRFLSLYPCNFSDCSSSASKYYTAFVRSYARLLDEAITCVSPEILEQSTDEEETLTCEAKDDMGRMIETLPQLQSLTDRCIDCRPATGEASRSFLVQSAMKHIIRDSFMCYATFKRQISIILDNMIQLPYRSSLAAFGIYKKASFQAEKLSEYHDFCKTMGYCGSYEYPLVERIPEIQIQALETFLNGMWSFTSTDQSSNYSSTLTSYVQSPLSFTDHSSEKRAVSKRLFDGQVVEKDTELEPLIKWHEEDEIMSTTSDGNWEDLLEASISTTPCMEYSRTNWQMEVYDPYVLQTPNPFYQPHRTNFFHGSCPNTPIHSWGL; encoded by the coding sequence ATGCATAGGAGAATTCGTCAAGTCTTCACCTCTCTCAAAGAGCACTCATGCGTTAGCTACGCCAAGATCGCAACCATTGGGGGCTTCTGTGACATAGATCTCACTATTGTCAAAGCAACTTCCCCCGATGACTTCCCCTTGCATGATAGGTACGTCCACCAATTCTTGAAGGTTTTCTCCATCTCTCCGTCGACGTCCAACCGCGCCTTCGCCCTCAGCTTCTCTCGGCGGTTCGCCAAGACACGGTCTTGGCGAGTCGCCCTCAAGTGTCTTGTCCTCCTCCACCGACTCCTCCGGTCGTTGCCAGACGACAGTCGCCTCAGGACCGAACTGTTATGGGCTCGAACGCAACGGTTTTTGTCGCTCTACCCGTGTAACTTCAGTGACTGCTCATCCTCGGCTTCCAAGTACTACACTGCTTTTGTGAGATCATATGCGAGGCTGCTCGATGAAGCCATCACTTGCGTTTCTCCGGAGATTCTCGAACAGAGTACTGATGAAGAAGAAACGCTAACATGTGAGGCCAAAGACGACATGGGAAGAATGATAGAGACCTTGCCTCAGCTCCAGAGTCTGACGGACCGTTGCATCGACTGTCGTCCGGCCACCGGAGAAGCTTCGAGAAGCTTCCTCGTCCAGTCCGCCATGAAGCACATAATCCGTGATAGTTTCATGTGTTACGCCACTTTCAAACGCCAGATTTCTATAATCTTGGATAATATGATCCAGTTACCATATCGGAGTAGCTTAGCAGCCTTTGGAATCTACAAGAAAGCATCATTTCAAGCCGAAAAACTGTCCGAATATCACGATTTCTGCAAGACTATGGGATATTGTGGATCCTACGAATACCCTTTAGTCGAACGAATCCCAGAAATCCAGATACAAGCTCTAGAAACATTCCTCAATGGGATGTGGTCCTTCACTAGTACTGATCAATCCTCTAATTATTCGTCGACTCTCACATCCTACGTGCAATCCCCGTTGAGCTTCACCGACCACTCTAGCGAAAAGCGAGCTGTATCCAAACGGCTGTTTGATGGTCAAGTAGTGGAGAAAGATACAGAACTGGAGCCTTTGATAAAATGGCATGAGGAAGATGAAATCATGAGTACTACAAGTGATGGTAATTGGGAAGATCTTTTGGAAGCCTCCATTAGCACTACTCCATGCATGGAATATTCAAGGACCAATTGGCAAATGGAAGTGTACGACCCCTATGTTCTACAAACTCCTAATCCTTTTTATCAGCCACATAGAACAAATTTCTTTCATGGCTCTTGCCCAAATACCCCCATCCACTCTTGGGGACTTTGA
- the LOC140878278 gene encoding putative clathrin assembly protein At2g01600: MHRRIRQVFTSLKEHSCVSYAKIATIGGFCDIDLTIVKATSPDDFPLHDRYVHQFLKVFSISPSTSNRAFALSFSRRFAKTRSWRVALKCLVLLHRLLRSLPDDSRLRTELLWARTQRFLSLYPCNFSDCSSSASKYYTAFVRSYARLLDESITCVSPEILEQSTDEEETLTCEAKDDMGRMIETLPQLQSLTDRCIDCRPATGEASRSFLVQSAMKHIIRDSFMCYATFKRQISIILDNMIQLPYRSSLAAFGIYKKASFQAEKLSEYHDFCKTMGYCGSYEYPLVERIPEIQIQALETFLNGMWSFTSTDQSSNYSSTLTSYVQSPLSFTDHSSEKRAVSKRLFDGQVVEKDTELEPLIKWHEEDEIMSTTSDGNWEDLLEASISTTPCMEYSRTNWQMEVYDPYVLQTPNPFYQPHRTNFFHGSCPNTPIHSWGL, encoded by the exons ATGCATAGGAGAATTCGTCAAGTCTTCACCTCTCTCAAAGAGCACTCATGCGTTAGCTACGCCAAGATCGCAACCATTGGGGGCTTCTGTGACATAGATCTCACTATTGTCAAAGCAACTTCCCCCGATGACTTCCCCTTGCATGATAGGTACGTCCACCAATTCTTGAAGGTTTTCTCCATCTCTCCGTCGACGTCCAACCGCGCCTTCGCCCTCAGCTTCTCTCGGCGGTTCGCCAAGACACGGTCTTGGCGAGTCGCCCTCAAGTGTCTTGTCCTCCTCCACCGACT CCTCCGGTCGTTGCCAGACGACAGTCGCCTCAGGACCGAACTGTTATGGGCTCGAACGCAACGGTTTTTGTCGCTCTACCCGTGTAACTTCAGTGACTGCTCATCCTCGGCTTCCAAGTACTACACTGCTTTTGTGAGATCATATGCGAGGCTGCTCGATGAATCCATCACTTGCGTTTCTCCGGAGATTCTCGAACAGAGTACTGATGAAGAAGAAACGCTAACATGTGAGGCCAAAGACGACATGGGAAGAATGATAGAGACCTTGCCTCAGCTCCAGAGTCTGACGGACCGTTGCATCGACTGTCGTCCGGCCACCGGAGAAGCTTCGAGAAGCTTCCTCGTCCAGTCCGCCATGAAGCACATAATCCGTGATAGTTTCATGTGTTACGCCACTTTCAAACGCCAGATTTCTATAATCTTGGATAATATGATCCAGTTACCATATCGGAGTAGCTTAGCAGCCTTTGGAATCTACAAGAAAGCATCATTTCAAGCCGAAAAACTGTCCGAATATCACGATTTCTGCAAGACTATGGGATATTGTGGATCCTACGAATACCCTTTAGTCGAACGAATCCCAGAAATCCAGATACAAGCTCTAGAAACATTCCTCAATGGGATGTGGTCCTTCACTAGTACTGATCAATCCTCTAATTATTCGTCGACTCTCACGTCCTACGTGCAATCCCCGTTGAGCTTCACCGACCACTCTAGCGAAAAGCGAGCTGTATCCAAACGGCTGTTTGATGGTCAAGTAGTGGAGAAAGATACAGAACTGGAGCCTTTGATAAAATGGCATGAGGAAGATGAAATCATGAGTACTACAAGTGATGGTAATTGGGAAGATCTTTTGGAAGCCTCCATTAGCACTACTCCATGCATGGAATATTCAAGGACCAATTGGCAAATGGAAGTGTACGACCCCTATGTTCTACAAACTCCTAATCCTTTTTATCAGCCACATAGAACAAATTTCTTTCATGGCTCTTGCCCAAATACCCCCATCCACTCTTGGGGACTTTGA